The genomic region TATGCAGGCAATAGGTCATTATATAAGACCAGTTATAAATTTATTTATTGGCTGTATTGTGAAAGTTATATTAACTTATTTACTTGTTCCAATACCAAATATAAATATATATGGAGCTGTTTTAGCTAGTATATCAGCTTATCTAGTAGCAACAATACTAAATATGATTTCTTTAAAAAATAAAATTAAAGTTAATTTCAATTTAAGAAGTACTTTTATAAAACCTCTTATAGCGTCCCTTTTCATGATTATAGGAGTAATAATAAGTTATATAAATTTATTAAATAAAACTAATAGTAGTAATTTATCTTGCTTAGGATCAATATTTATAGGTATTATTATATATATGGTACTAATACTAATATTAAGAGTATTTACCATTGAAGATATAAAAAGCAGGGTAGTAAGAAATTAATTAGTAAGGAGATGACCTAATGATAAAGATAATAGGTTTAGGGCCTGGTTCTCCGGAGGCTTTAACAATTGGAGCTGCTAAGCTGTTAGAAAAGGGAGAAAATATATATTTTAGAACAAAGCATCATCCTATTGTGAATTTCTTGAAAGATAAGATTAAAAATTACGAAACCTTTGATAAATATTATGAGAATAGTGAAAATACAGATGATATAAATGAGAAAATTGCTAATGAAATATTAACAGCACATAAAAAAACTAAAGATGTAGTATATGGAGTTCCAGGAAATCCATTGACTGCAGAAAAAACAGTTGCTATTTTAATAAAAATATGCAAGGAAAAGAAAATAGATTATAAGGTTATTCCTGCAGTGAGTTTTATTGATTCTCTTATGGAAACTTTAAAAATAGATCCAATTGAAGGATTAATGGTTATTGATGCCTCAGATATTAATAATCAAATTTTAGATAAAAGGGTAGCTACTATAATTGCACAAGTTTATAACAAATCAGTTGCTTCGAAGTTAAAAGAAAAACTTTTAGATAGTTATAATAAACAAACAGAAATATATTTAATAAAAAATCCAGGGATAGATGAAGCGGAGATAATAAGAAAAATTCCTGTATATGAATTAGATAAACAGGAAGATTTAGATAATATGACATTTATATATGTTCCAAAGGACAAAGATAATAAGAAGGATTTTTATGATTTAGTTAATTTAGTAGAAACTTTAAGAGGAGAAAATGGGTGTCCTTGGGATAGGGAACAGACTCATCAAAGTATAAAAAATGAGTTGATTGAAGAAACTTATGAGCTTATTGAGGCCATAGAAGAGAATAGGATAGATGGAATGATTGAGGAACTTGGAGATGTATTATTTCATGTAGTATTCCATGCTTGTATTGAAAATGAAAATGGTAATTTTAATATTACAGATGTAATTAATGGAATAATAGCTAAAATGGTTTATAGGCATCCGCATGTTTTCGGAGAAAAAGAAATTAATAATACAGATGAAGTTCTAAAGAGTTGGGATGAATTAAAAAAGCAGGAAAAGAAATACGAAACTATTACTGAAGAAATGAAATCTATTGCTAAGACATTACCAGCTTTGACTAAGGCCCATAAGGTACAGAAAAAGGCTGCAAAAGTTGGTTTTGACTGGGATAGTATTGAAGAAACTTCAAAAAAAGTAATAGAAGAATTAAATGAGGTTTTAGATGTATATAAAACCAAAAATGGGGAAAAAATAAAGAAAGAAATAGGAGATTTGTTATTTTCCTGTGTTAATTTATCCAGAAAGCTAAATGTAAATGAAGAAGAAGCATTAAATATGACTATAAATAAATTTATAAATAGATTTTCATTTGTAGAAGAAATGGCATTAAAAAACAATAAAAAATTAAATGATATGACTTTAGAAGAGATGGATAAATTTTGGGAAATTGCAAAAGAAAATGAAAAAAA from Clostridium isatidis harbors:
- the mazG gene encoding nucleoside triphosphate pyrophosphohydrolase, whose protein sequence is MIKIIGLGPGSPEALTIGAAKLLEKGENIYFRTKHHPIVNFLKDKIKNYETFDKYYENSENTDDINEKIANEILTAHKKTKDVVYGVPGNPLTAEKTVAILIKICKEKKIDYKVIPAVSFIDSLMETLKIDPIEGLMVIDASDINNQILDKRVATIIAQVYNKSVASKLKEKLLDSYNKQTEIYLIKNPGIDEAEIIRKIPVYELDKQEDLDNMTFIYVPKDKDNKKDFYDLVNLVETLRGENGCPWDREQTHQSIKNELIEETYELIEAIEENRIDGMIEELGDVLFHVVFHACIENENGNFNITDVINGIIAKMVYRHPHVFGEKEINNTDEVLKSWDELKKQEKKYETITEEMKSIAKTLPALTKAHKVQKKAAKVGFDWDSIEETSKKVIEELNEVLDVYKTKNGEKIKKEIGDLLFSCVNLSRKLNVNEEEALNMTINKFINRFSFVEEMALKNNKKLNDMTLEEMDKFWEIAKENEKNKK